In Bacillota bacterium, the sequence TCCCTGATGATAACGGCCGCATTGTCATCAAACCTCACATAAGAGCCATCATTTCTACCAATAGGCTGCTTTGTCCTGATAACTACCGCTTTTACAACATCGCCTTTTTTGACAGTACCTCCCGGGATTGCCTCTTTAACAGCACCGACAATGGTATCGCCGACTGAAGCGTAACGACGCCTCGAGCCACCCAGAACCCTGATACAAAGGATTTCCCTCGCTCCTGTATTATCAGCAACTTTTAATCTTGACTGCTGTTGGATCATCCTTGATTTCCTTTCTTCTTCCAGTAGTCAGTAATCAGAAAGTCGGTAATCAGAAAATAGATTATCGGATTATTAAATCCCCTGCTTTTGAACCTTAGATTCCGACTTCTGACCGTTATTTTGCCCGCTCTAAGATTTCAACCACACGCCATCTCTTAGTCTTGCTAAGCGGTCTAGTCTCGGCAATTTGTACGGTATCACCAACTCTAGCCTCATTTGCCTCATCATGCGCTTTAAACTTCTTTGTTCTTTTTACCGCTTTTTTATAGAGCGGATGCCTTACAAGCGACTCAACAGCTACTGTTACTGTCTTGTCCATTGCATCGCTTACAACCTTACCAACTCTAATTTTGCGGCGTCCTCTCTCCTCCATCTAAACCCCCCGTCTAGATACTAGAAACTAGACCGGACCTACCGGTCCTAACTAGAAACTAGATAAAACCATCTTCTTGAATCTTTATCTTTTAAATCTACACTCTAGACCCTCACTTCTAGTTTCTAGTTTCTAGCTACTAGCTACTAGAAGCTATCTTGGCCTCAATTTCTCTTTCCCTGCGCACAGTCTGTATGCGCGCTATATCTTTCTTGATTTCTTTAATCCTCTTTGGATTGTCAAGCTGTCCGGTAGCCAGCTGAAAGCGAAGATTAAACAGTTCGGCCTTTGCTTCTCTCATTTTGGATTCCAATTCATCATCAGTTAGGTCTCTAAGCTTTTCAGCCTTCATGCTATTCACCACCCAGCTCTTCTCTAGTTACAAACCTGCACTTTACAGGTAGCTTGTGGCTTGCCAGCCTGATTGCTTCTCGTGCAACCGGCTCTGCAACACCGGCTATCTCAAACATAACCCTGCCCGGCTTAATAACCGCAACCCAGTGTTCTGGGGAGCCTTTACCGCTACCCATACGAGTCTCGGCAGGTTTCTCAGTTACCGGTTTATCTGGAAAAATAGTAATCCAGACTTTACCGCCCCTTTTAATATGGCGAGTCATAGCAACACGAGCTGCCTCAATTTGGCGATTGGTTATCCATCCCGGCTCAAGCGCCTGTAATCCATAATCGCCGAAGTTTATCTTGTTGCCGCCTTTAGCACGGCCTTTCATCCTGCCTCTTTGTTGCTTTCTATGTTTAACCCTTTTTGGTAAAAGCATTTGCCTATGCTCCCTCCTTAGCCGAAGCTGCTTTCTTAGGTTTTTTCGGTCTTTCAGACCTCGGCTTCGGCGCGGCTGCCTGCTCGGTGACATACTGCCCGGGTAGAACGTCGCCTTTGTAAATCCAGACCTTCACTCCAATACGCCCGAACGTAGTTAAAGCCTCAGCAAAACCGTAATCGATATTAGCACGAAGCGTGTGTAAGGGCA encodes:
- the rpsQ gene encoding 30S ribosomal protein S17, translated to MEERGRRKIRVGKVVSDAMDKTVTVAVESLVRHPLYKKAVKRTKKFKAHDEANEARVGDTVQIAETRPLSKTKRWRVVEILERAK
- the rplN gene encoding 50S ribosomal protein L14, encoding MIQQQSRLKVADNTGAREILCIRVLGGSRRRYASVGDTIVGAVKEAIPGGTVKKGDVVKAVVIRTKQPIGRNDGSYVRFDDNAAVIIRDDGNPRGTRIFGPVARELRDKNFMKIVSLAPEVL
- the rplP gene encoding 50S ribosomal protein L16: MLLPKRVKHRKQQRGRMKGRAKGGNKINFGDYGLQALEPGWITNRQIEAARVAMTRHIKRGGKVWITIFPDKPVTEKPAETRMGSGKGSPEHWVAVIKPGRVMFEIAGVAEPVAREAIRLASHKLPVKCRFVTREELGGE
- the rpmC gene encoding 50S ribosomal protein L29; amino-acid sequence: MKAEKLRDLTDDELESKMREAKAELFNLRFQLATGQLDNPKRIKEIKKDIARIQTVRREREIEAKIASSS